A region of Polyodon spathula isolate WHYD16114869_AA chromosome 4, ASM1765450v1, whole genome shotgun sequence DNA encodes the following proteins:
- the LOC121314111 gene encoding homeobox protein Mohawk-like isoform X3 translates to MNTIVFNKLSGQVIFEEKAKEVERSSRNYIEVIDGQHPDMMIPNSQSKDSARHRRSGSRQNGGKVRHKRQALQDMARPLKQWLYKHRDNPYPTKTEKILLALGSQMTLVQVSNWFANARRRLKNTVRQPDLSWALRIKLYNKYVQGNAERLSVSSDDTCSEDGEHPPRNQANASEFNKPIYQSVIKKEGVVVSAGLRADSSMNEDYVSPPKYKSSLLHRYLNDSLHHVMASTAAITHSRKRNHSGSFSSNEYDEELLSPSCSEAEANFVYRADCGTWIK, encoded by the exons ATGAACaccattgtatttaataaactgaGCGGCCAGGTGATTTTTGAGGAAAAGGCCAAGGAAGTGGAGAGGAGCAGTAGAAACTACATAGAAGTTATTGATGGGCAACATCCTGACATGATGATTCCGAACAGCCAGTCTAAAGACAGTGCCAGGCACAGGAGATCGGG GTCCCGTCAGAACGGAGGGAAGGTGAGACACAAACGCCAAGCTCTGCAAGACATGGCCCGCCCTCTGAAACAGTGGCTTTACAAACACAGAGACAATCCCTACCCCACGAAAACAGAGAAAATCCTGCTGGCACTCGGCTCTCAGATGACGTTAGTTCAG GTATCAAACTGGTTTGCAAATGCAAGGCGGAGACTGAAAAATACTGTAAGACAACCTGACCTAAGCTGGGCTTTACGTATAAAATTATACAATAAATATGTCCAGGGGAATGCTGAGAGGCTTAGCGTGAGCAGCGATGACACGTGTTCAGAAG ATGGAGAGCATCCCCCAAGGAATCAAGCGAACGCAAGTGAATTTAATAAGCCCATTTATCAGAGTGTTATCAAAAAGGAAGGCGTGGTGGTGAGCGCTGGATTGAGAGCAGACTCTTCTATGAATGAGGACTACGTGTCGCCACCCAAATACAAGAGCAGTTTATTGCACCGGTACCTCAATGACTCTCTGCACCATGTCATGGCTTCCACTGCAGCGATCACACACTCACGCAAAAGAAACCATTCAGGGTCTTTCAGCTCCAACGAATACGATGAAGAACTGCTTTCGCCATCCTGTTCAGAAGCGGAGGCAAATTTTGTTTATCGTGCTG ACTGTGGAACATGGATCAAGTAA
- the LOC121314111 gene encoding homeobox protein Mohawk-like isoform X2, whose translation MNTIVFNKLSGQVIFEEKAKEVERSSRNYIEVIDGQHPDMMIPNSQSKDSARHRRSGSRQNGGKVRHKRQALQDMARPLKQWLYKHRDNPYPTKTEKILLALGSQMTLVQVSNWFANARRRLKNTVRQPDLSWALRIKLYNKYVQGNAERLSVSSDDTCSEDGEHPPRNQANASEFNKPIYQSVIKKEGVVVSAGLRADSSMNEDYVSPPKYKSSLLHRYLNDSLHHVMASTAAITHSRKRNHSGSFSSNEYDEELLSPSCSEAEANFVYRAETVEHGSSKCDKTKERGTCKDETYWREINAAMALTNLAQGKDKVSGTTSCIIQKSSHISEIKTVKVPLAQTF comes from the exons ATGAACaccattgtatttaataaactgaGCGGCCAGGTGATTTTTGAGGAAAAGGCCAAGGAAGTGGAGAGGAGCAGTAGAAACTACATAGAAGTTATTGATGGGCAACATCCTGACATGATGATTCCGAACAGCCAGTCTAAAGACAGTGCCAGGCACAGGAGATCGGG GTCCCGTCAGAACGGAGGGAAGGTGAGACACAAACGCCAAGCTCTGCAAGACATGGCCCGCCCTCTGAAACAGTGGCTTTACAAACACAGAGACAATCCCTACCCCACGAAAACAGAGAAAATCCTGCTGGCACTCGGCTCTCAGATGACGTTAGTTCAG GTATCAAACTGGTTTGCAAATGCAAGGCGGAGACTGAAAAATACTGTAAGACAACCTGACCTAAGCTGGGCTTTACGTATAAAATTATACAATAAATATGTCCAGGGGAATGCTGAGAGGCTTAGCGTGAGCAGCGATGACACGTGTTCAGAAG ATGGAGAGCATCCCCCAAGGAATCAAGCGAACGCAAGTGAATTTAATAAGCCCATTTATCAGAGTGTTATCAAAAAGGAAGGCGTGGTGGTGAGCGCTGGATTGAGAGCAGACTCTTCTATGAATGAGGACTACGTGTCGCCACCCAAATACAAGAGCAGTTTATTGCACCGGTACCTCAATGACTCTCTGCACCATGTCATGGCTTCCACTGCAGCGATCACACACTCACGCAAAAGAAACCATTCAGGGTCTTTCAGCTCCAACGAATACGATGAAGAACTGCTTTCGCCATCCTGTTCAGAAGCGGAGGCAAATTTTGTTTATCGTGCTG AGACTGTGGAACATGGATCAAGTAAATGTGACAA AACAAAGGAAAGGGGAACGTGCAAAGATGAGACCTACTGGAGAGAAATCAACGCAGCCATGGCCTTGACAAACCTGGCACAAGGGAAGGACAAAGTATCTGGGACAACCAGCTGTATTATCCAGAAATCCTCCCATATATCTGAAATAAAGACAGTCAAAGTGCCCCTGGCACAGACATTCTAA
- the LOC121314111 gene encoding homeobox protein Mohawk-like isoform X1 has translation MNTIVFNKLSGQVIFEEKAKEVERSSRNYIEVIDGQHPDMMIPNSQSKDSARHRRSGSRQNGGKVRHKRQALQDMARPLKQWLYKHRDNPYPTKTEKILLALGSQMTLVQVSNWFANARRRLKNTVRQPDLSWALRIKLYNKYVQGNAERLSVSSDDTCSEDGEHPPRNQANASEFNKPIYQSVIKKEGVVVSAGLRADSSMNEDYVSPPKYKSSLLHRYLNDSLHHVMASTAAITHSRKRNHSGSFSSNEYDEELLSPSCSEAEANFVYRAETVEHGSSKCDNRTKERGTCKDETYWREINAAMALTNLAQGKDKVSGTTSCIIQKSSHISEIKTVKVPLAQTF, from the exons ATGAACaccattgtatttaataaactgaGCGGCCAGGTGATTTTTGAGGAAAAGGCCAAGGAAGTGGAGAGGAGCAGTAGAAACTACATAGAAGTTATTGATGGGCAACATCCTGACATGATGATTCCGAACAGCCAGTCTAAAGACAGTGCCAGGCACAGGAGATCGGG GTCCCGTCAGAACGGAGGGAAGGTGAGACACAAACGCCAAGCTCTGCAAGACATGGCCCGCCCTCTGAAACAGTGGCTTTACAAACACAGAGACAATCCCTACCCCACGAAAACAGAGAAAATCCTGCTGGCACTCGGCTCTCAGATGACGTTAGTTCAG GTATCAAACTGGTTTGCAAATGCAAGGCGGAGACTGAAAAATACTGTAAGACAACCTGACCTAAGCTGGGCTTTACGTATAAAATTATACAATAAATATGTCCAGGGGAATGCTGAGAGGCTTAGCGTGAGCAGCGATGACACGTGTTCAGAAG ATGGAGAGCATCCCCCAAGGAATCAAGCGAACGCAAGTGAATTTAATAAGCCCATTTATCAGAGTGTTATCAAAAAGGAAGGCGTGGTGGTGAGCGCTGGATTGAGAGCAGACTCTTCTATGAATGAGGACTACGTGTCGCCACCCAAATACAAGAGCAGTTTATTGCACCGGTACCTCAATGACTCTCTGCACCATGTCATGGCTTCCACTGCAGCGATCACACACTCACGCAAAAGAAACCATTCAGGGTCTTTCAGCTCCAACGAATACGATGAAGAACTGCTTTCGCCATCCTGTTCAGAAGCGGAGGCAAATTTTGTTTATCGTGCTG AGACTGTGGAACATGGATCAAGTAAATGTGACAA TAGAACAAAGGAAAGGGGAACGTGCAAAGATGAGACCTACTGGAGAGAAATCAACGCAGCCATGGCCTTGACAAACCTGGCACAAGGGAAGGACAAAGTATCTGGGACAACCAGCTGTATTATCCAGAAATCCTCCCATATATCTGAAATAAAGACAGTCAAAGTGCCCCTGGCACAGACATTCTAA